A genomic stretch from Azospirillum formosense includes:
- a CDS encoding glycosyltransferase family 2 protein, translating to MVEPPMAEKDTATMKPVGTTDPVGITVVVPSYNQGRFIDETLRSLLDQDYPNLEILVMDGGSTDDTVERLRAYGDRIQWVSEKDDGQTDAIAKGFARATKPWITWLNSDDVQCDRALWRVAETVAADPAVEVVVGGAHYMDADGSNPRPYPTIDVGPGADVRREVFEKGYMAQPSIFFRRDLYERVGGLDRALNFCMDYDLWARFAASGARFGKVDADISGNRWYETTKTAGQTLDLYAEILATQHRIFGAVSPYFVQAVSDHLYGRFHSKFYGDRGHLFFRWLYFKALWTVINARAPWYCVKGLFCQTIAKSGPIAGDRMTFKDWRDGFKAFLRHGREVRP from the coding sequence ATGGTTGAACCGCCCATGGCTGAAAAGGACACCGCCACCATGAAGCCCGTTGGAACGACGGATCCGGTCGGAATCACCGTCGTCGTGCCCTCCTACAACCAGGGCCGCTTCATCGACGAAACGCTCCGCAGCCTCCTGGACCAGGACTATCCCAACCTGGAGATCCTCGTCATGGACGGCGGGTCGACGGACGACACGGTGGAGCGGCTGCGCGCCTACGGCGACCGGATCCAGTGGGTGAGCGAGAAGGACGACGGCCAGACCGACGCCATCGCCAAAGGCTTCGCCCGCGCGACCAAGCCCTGGATCACCTGGCTGAACTCCGACGACGTGCAGTGTGACCGCGCCCTGTGGCGCGTGGCGGAAACGGTGGCGGCCGACCCGGCGGTCGAGGTCGTGGTCGGCGGCGCCCACTACATGGACGCGGATGGCAGCAACCCGCGCCCCTACCCGACCATCGATGTCGGTCCCGGAGCCGACGTGCGCCGGGAGGTGTTCGAGAAGGGCTACATGGCCCAGCCTTCGATCTTCTTCCGCCGTGATCTGTACGAGCGGGTCGGCGGGCTGGACCGGGCGCTGAACTTCTGCATGGACTACGATCTGTGGGCGCGCTTCGCCGCGTCGGGCGCGCGGTTCGGCAAGGTGGACGCCGACATCTCAGGCAACCGCTGGTACGAAACCACCAAGACCGCCGGCCAGACCCTCGACCTCTATGCCGAGATCCTGGCGACGCAGCACCGCATCTTCGGAGCGGTGTCCCCCTATTTCGTCCAGGCGGTCAGCGACCATCTTTACGGCCGCTTCCACTCGAAGTTCTACGGCGACCGCGGCCACCTGTTCTTCCGCTGGCTCTATTTCAAGGCTCTGTGGACGGTGATCAACGCACGGGCGCCCTGGTACTGCGTGAAAGGCCTGTTCTGCCAGACCATCGCGAAATCGGGTCCGATCGCCGGCGACCGGATGACCTTCAAGGATTGGCGCGACGGCTTCAAGGCCTTCCTCAGGCACGGGCGCGAGGTCCGTCCATGA
- a CDS encoding glycosyltransferase family 2 protein, with protein sequence MSHPVASPTVRTAPAGIAPMGIAIVTPSLNRRDFLRQTMDWTLAADPGGLEYVVVDGGSSDGSLEIIRERAPQLAGYVSEPDGGLYDAINKGFARTRGEIMGWINAGDFLFPDSLAVVREIFETHPQIEWVTSRVLSFLDEKGRLVEQGVHQGIARDSFLAGEHLEGFSKGRSASFIQQESTFWRRSLWERAGGRLDTSLSLAADFELWHRFFQHALLWSVSAPLGAFRRHADQLSAVQRGEYLAQAESVLRRHGACPRGAVAQTLSVGLRRSLPRPLRSSATRLGLFQPAPLCSFDAGSQSWRLEWL encoded by the coding sequence ATGAGCCATCCTGTCGCCTCCCCGACGGTGCGGACCGCGCCGGCGGGGATCGCGCCAATGGGAATAGCGATCGTCACGCCGTCTCTGAACCGCCGCGACTTCCTGCGCCAGACGATGGATTGGACCCTGGCCGCCGATCCGGGCGGGCTGGAGTATGTGGTGGTGGACGGCGGATCGTCGGACGGCAGCCTGGAAATCATCCGGGAGCGCGCTCCGCAGCTTGCCGGCTATGTCAGCGAACCCGACGGCGGCCTGTACGACGCCATCAACAAGGGCTTCGCCCGGACCCGCGGCGAGATCATGGGATGGATCAACGCCGGCGACTTCCTGTTTCCGGATTCCCTCGCCGTGGTCCGCGAGATCTTCGAAACCCACCCGCAGATCGAATGGGTCACCAGCCGGGTCCTCAGCTTCCTCGACGAGAAGGGGCGGCTTGTCGAACAGGGCGTGCACCAGGGCATCGCCCGCGACAGCTTCCTGGCGGGGGAGCATCTGGAAGGCTTTTCAAAGGGGCGCTCCGCCAGTTTCATCCAGCAGGAATCCACCTTCTGGCGACGGTCCCTGTGGGAACGGGCCGGCGGCCGTCTCGACACCTCCCTGTCGCTCGCCGCCGATTTCGAACTGTGGCACCGTTTCTTCCAGCACGCGCTCCTGTGGTCCGTGTCGGCGCCCCTGGGCGCTTTCCGGCGCCATGCCGATCAGTTGAGCGCGGTGCAGCGCGGCGAGTATCTGGCCCAGGCCGAAAGCGTTCTGCGGCGCCACGGCGCCTGTCCGCGCGGTGCCGTGGCGCAAACCCTGTCCGTGGGGCTGCGCCGCAGCCTGCCGCGCCCGCTGCGCTCCAGCGCCACCCGGCTCGGCCTGTTCCAACCCGCCCCGCTCTGCAGCTTCGATGCGGGGTCGCAAAGCTGGCGATTGGAGTGGCTCTGA
- a CDS encoding glycosyltransferase 61 family protein, which yields MFSLQSYSAYDRNPARDATAADLLALLSGPPTDAVLRLSGEAGQGGQAVRACRDHSAHTLDIRGGTNRFPFERTHESRTVPVDVVAVADATIVGDEGCVVTGRGDLLLESLWPFRRSEPFAGLVASDRIRALGEPVERLDVTALHIAHHGCDNYYHWHKDALPNIVLLKRLGALDRIHIAVPTLKSWQRRSLERLGIDPARICELGNRPHRFGQVLLLSNTYRPGVYADDWTVATFHALLAGSPVPPPPAPEWTQSADLPLPPPVPDRGRLLYVSRLDAGLRRLFDEERLVAILRGCGFTILEGSGLTYDQQIAAFHHAEMVVGVHGAGLTNLGFCRPGTTVLELLPFGFLEAPHYFLFGSAFDLDYHMHASSVPSKGSLHDGWSINLDEFLLQFITLFRDRYGIDLTERIAALHPRSPISTDSRPCAADPLDLRFDSEGGARDGLWTPGFSGTEGWGTWISGPRAAIVFDQPLPAAGRIVLDCTFFEPGTRAGVFLRIGQETHRLDLTDLPSHFEIDFTNPDGARVLWIEAPGACAPSSLGNGVGDPRDLAVGLSRLQILSKDRPARPPQPCAAGFAQP from the coding sequence ATGTTTTCCCTGCAGTCCTATTCCGCTTATGATCGCAACCCGGCCCGCGACGCCACCGCCGCCGACCTTCTGGCCCTGCTTTCCGGTCCCCCGACGGACGCCGTCCTGCGCCTGTCCGGCGAAGCGGGGCAGGGCGGGCAGGCGGTGCGCGCATGCCGCGACCATTCGGCCCACACCCTGGACATCCGCGGCGGCACGAACCGCTTTCCCTTCGAGCGCACACACGAAAGCCGGACGGTTCCGGTCGACGTCGTCGCCGTCGCCGACGCCACCATCGTCGGCGACGAGGGGTGCGTGGTGACCGGGCGCGGCGACCTTCTTCTGGAAAGCCTCTGGCCCTTCCGCCGCTCCGAGCCCTTCGCCGGCCTGGTGGCGTCGGACAGGATCAGGGCACTCGGCGAGCCGGTCGAACGGCTGGACGTCACCGCCCTGCACATCGCCCATCACGGCTGCGACAACTACTATCACTGGCACAAGGACGCGCTGCCCAACATCGTCCTGCTGAAGAGGCTGGGCGCGCTCGACCGCATCCACATCGCGGTCCCCACGCTCAAGTCCTGGCAGCGCCGCTCGCTGGAAAGGCTGGGCATCGATCCGGCGCGGATCTGCGAGTTGGGCAACCGGCCGCACCGCTTCGGACAGGTCCTGCTGCTGTCCAACACCTACCGCCCGGGCGTCTACGCCGACGATTGGACGGTCGCCACCTTTCATGCCTTGCTGGCGGGAAGCCCGGTCCCGCCGCCGCCGGCGCCCGAATGGACGCAATCCGCCGATCTGCCGCTCCCGCCGCCGGTCCCTGACCGGGGGCGCCTGCTCTATGTCAGCCGCCTCGACGCCGGCCTGCGCCGCCTGTTCGACGAAGAGCGTCTGGTGGCTATCCTGCGCGGGTGCGGCTTCACGATCCTGGAGGGAAGCGGCCTCACCTACGACCAGCAGATCGCCGCCTTCCACCACGCGGAGATGGTGGTGGGGGTCCATGGAGCCGGCCTGACGAACCTGGGCTTCTGCCGTCCGGGAACCACCGTTCTTGAACTGCTTCCGTTCGGCTTCCTGGAAGCCCCGCATTACTTCCTGTTCGGGTCGGCCTTCGATCTCGACTACCACATGCACGCCTCCAGCGTTCCAAGCAAAGGCAGCCTGCACGACGGGTGGTCGATCAACCTCGATGAATTCCTGCTGCAGTTCATCACCCTGTTCCGGGACCGCTACGGGATCGACCTGACGGAGCGGATCGCCGCCCTCCATCCCCGCTCCCCCATATCCACCGACTCCCGGCCGTGTGCCGCCGATCCGCTGGACCTGCGCTTCGACAGCGAAGGCGGCGCGAGGGACGGGCTCTGGACGCCGGGATTCAGCGGTACCGAAGGCTGGGGCACCTGGATCTCCGGCCCGCGCGCGGCCATCGTCTTCGACCAGCCCCTTCCGGCGGCGGGGCGGATCGTCCTGGACTGCACCTTCTTCGAGCCGGGAACCCGCGCGGGCGTGTTCCTGCGCATCGGCCAGGAAACGCATCGGCTCGACCTGACGGACCTCCCGTCCCATTTCGAGATCGACTTCACCAACCCGGACGGGGCACGGGTCTTGTGGATCGAGGCGCCGGGAGCCTGCGCGCCCTCCAGCCTGGGGAACGGCGTCGGCGACCCGCGCGACCTTGCGGTCGGGCTCAGCCGCCTGCAGATCCTTTCCAAGGATCGTCCGGCCCGGCCGCCGCAGCCCTGCGCCGCCGGCTTCGCCCAACCCTAG
- a CDS encoding carbohydrate-binding domain-containing protein codes for MSTSPQRTIDIPIVVNAWGVSAGQAPHFRLLVDGVMIGEAWVAATSSTPYRFTATVDPDQAHRISIWYDNDGVVNGVDRNLFVGSITVDGQEVKSTDARATYDKGAVDGKDVVPGQVGLYWGGLLSFGLGEEMFGGPLVRPPPKPEEVITRPIPITVEAARGATATGPVRFKVLVDGTLVGEAEATSGTAERFTFGVTLDPSIAHTVQVLPASGTPAGGLSLGTVAVNGRSLAAPTPAQDGTVTLAVAAPVFQGSASDAPAPQGDAFYVAKNGNDAWSGRLAAPNAEGTDGPFASLERAQAAMRAGAVKTTYVREGSYNPTGMLSLGAPDSGVRILGYPGEQSVLSGGERVTGFTYEGNGVWSAPLSAAPGLDVTVGGVRFQLASKAAYDPQDPTTGWFIADASAYGASKNALRYRAGDVTTADLVPGSRVQVFDTERLQDAILTVAGIDTVTRTLTFTADAPFTMRDGSTFKLLGNTAHVDQVGEFAYRASDGRLVIKAGEDFTGTGVEVARLGTLLRLNGANGVTIQGLTFANTTTDGNALDILNGDVNTIAGNSFVNVGTGIRLTQGSDRNLVSGNYLDHLGINGIALTGQSIGNTVTGNRIQHIGEVRKYAGGIMASGISDTVISHNDIDHSSRYGISVKNWDSATISLNNAILYNRVRNTGLETADSGGIELLGRSNLNTGTRIEGNRVEHTGGIATTGTGQWLRDHKGYGIYLDDLTSGVTVRGNFLRDTAWAAVMIHGGHDNTVTNNIGVLGANGESFIRIEWVPLAGAAGIPANNTVTGNLVSGAVPLGGYVTVLSAGQNAIDANFLHQIGAYGANDRIGDPLFADAYNHDYSLLPPSPALAAGLQDLAWILMGIASGGTTPPQGGGGMTPLPPSIPQTNEPPASVPAPLPVPEQGQGQGQVPEPAPQPAAPVANDPPERSFVLFSRVENGVAQMVPAYAYEGPVASLQWSFIGSDANEVVGGSDGNDFMNLGGGDDAAMGGAGDDVLDGGSGSNWLIGGSGKDTFFVDGRGGQTTWSTITDLEQGEWCTLWGYQEGVSILTWEEMGGAEGYKGATFRCDLDGNGTIDASVTFTGKAVGMMTVAAGVVDGNPYIAFVSL; via the coding sequence ATGTCCACGTCCCCGCAACGGACCATCGACATTCCGATCGTCGTGAACGCCTGGGGCGTGTCCGCCGGCCAAGCGCCTCATTTCCGGCTGCTGGTCGACGGCGTCATGATCGGCGAGGCGTGGGTCGCCGCCACCTCCAGCACCCCCTACCGCTTCACCGCCACGGTCGATCCCGACCAGGCCCACCGGATTTCGATCTGGTACGACAACGACGGGGTGGTGAACGGGGTGGACCGCAACCTGTTTGTCGGCTCCATCACCGTCGACGGGCAGGAGGTCAAATCCACCGACGCGCGGGCCACCTACGACAAGGGCGCGGTGGACGGAAAGGACGTGGTTCCCGGTCAGGTCGGGCTCTATTGGGGCGGACTGCTGTCCTTCGGGCTGGGCGAGGAGATGTTCGGCGGACCGCTGGTCCGTCCCCCGCCCAAGCCGGAGGAGGTCATCACCCGGCCCATCCCCATCACGGTCGAGGCGGCGCGCGGCGCCACCGCCACGGGGCCGGTGCGTTTCAAGGTCCTGGTGGACGGCACGCTGGTCGGGGAGGCGGAAGCCACGTCCGGCACCGCCGAACGCTTCACCTTCGGCGTCACCCTGGACCCGTCCATCGCCCACACGGTGCAGGTCCTGCCCGCCAGCGGGACGCCGGCCGGCGGCCTGTCGCTGGGAACCGTGGCGGTGAACGGCCGGAGCCTCGCCGCGCCCACGCCCGCCCAGGACGGCACGGTCACCCTGGCGGTCGCCGCCCCGGTGTTCCAGGGCAGCGCGTCGGACGCGCCGGCCCCGCAGGGCGACGCCTTCTACGTCGCGAAGAACGGCAACGACGCCTGGTCCGGGCGGCTGGCCGCCCCGAACGCCGAGGGCACCGACGGCCCCTTCGCCAGCCTGGAGCGGGCGCAGGCGGCCATGCGCGCCGGCGCCGTCAAGACCACCTACGTCCGCGAGGGCTCCTACAATCCGACGGGCATGCTCAGCCTCGGCGCGCCGGACAGCGGCGTCCGCATCCTGGGTTATCCGGGCGAGCAGTCGGTCCTCAGCGGCGGCGAGCGGGTGACCGGCTTCACCTACGAGGGCAACGGCGTGTGGTCGGCGCCCCTGTCCGCGGCGCCGGGGCTGGATGTCACCGTCGGCGGCGTGCGCTTCCAACTGGCCTCCAAGGCGGCCTACGACCCGCAGGACCCGACCACCGGCTGGTTCATCGCCGACGCGAGCGCCTATGGCGCCAGCAAGAACGCCCTGCGCTACCGCGCGGGCGACGTCACCACCGCCGATCTGGTGCCGGGCAGCCGGGTCCAGGTCTTCGACACCGAGCGGCTCCAGGACGCGATCCTGACCGTCGCCGGCATCGACACGGTGACGCGCACCCTGACCTTCACCGCCGACGCCCCCTTCACCATGCGCGACGGCTCCACCTTCAAGCTGCTGGGCAACACCGCCCACGTCGACCAAGTGGGGGAGTTCGCCTACCGCGCCTCGGACGGGCGGCTGGTCATCAAGGCGGGGGAGGACTTCACCGGAACCGGTGTGGAGGTTGCCCGGCTCGGCACGCTGCTGCGGCTGAACGGTGCCAACGGGGTGACGATCCAGGGATTGACCTTCGCCAACACGACGACGGACGGCAACGCGCTCGACATCCTGAACGGCGACGTCAACACCATCGCCGGCAACAGCTTCGTGAACGTCGGCACCGGCATCCGGCTGACCCAGGGATCGGACCGCAATCTGGTCAGCGGCAATTATCTGGACCATCTGGGCATCAACGGCATCGCGCTGACCGGCCAGTCCATCGGCAACACGGTGACCGGCAACCGCATCCAGCACATCGGCGAGGTGCGCAAATACGCCGGCGGGATCATGGCGTCGGGGATCAGCGACACGGTGATCTCCCACAACGACATCGACCACAGCTCGCGCTACGGCATCTCGGTCAAGAACTGGGACAGCGCGACCATCAGCCTGAACAACGCCATCCTCTACAACCGCGTTCGCAACACGGGCTTGGAGACGGCGGATTCCGGCGGCATCGAGCTGCTCGGGCGGTCCAACCTGAACACCGGCACGCGGATCGAAGGCAACCGGGTCGAGCACACCGGCGGCATCGCCACCACCGGCACCGGGCAATGGCTGCGCGACCACAAGGGCTACGGCATCTATCTGGACGATCTGACCAGCGGCGTGACGGTGCGGGGCAACTTCCTGCGCGACACCGCCTGGGCCGCCGTCATGATCCATGGCGGCCACGACAACACCGTCACCAACAACATCGGCGTGCTGGGCGCCAACGGCGAAAGCTTCATCCGCATCGAATGGGTTCCCCTGGCGGGCGCGGCGGGCATCCCGGCGAACAACACGGTCACTGGCAACCTGGTGTCGGGGGCGGTGCCGCTCGGCGGCTACGTAACGGTCCTGTCGGCGGGGCAGAACGCGATCGACGCCAACTTCCTTCACCAAATCGGCGCCTATGGGGCGAACGACCGCATTGGCGACCCGCTGTTCGCCGACGCCTACAACCACGACTACAGCCTGCTGCCGCCGTCCCCGGCGCTCGCCGCCGGCCTCCAGGATCTCGCCTGGATTCTGATGGGCATTGCCTCCGGCGGCACGACGCCTCCGCAGGGCGGGGGAGGGATGACGCCCTTGCCGCCCTCCATTCCCCAGACCAACGAACCGCCGGCGTCCGTGCCGGCACCACTCCCGGTGCCGGAGCAGGGGCAGGGCCAGGGGCAAGTGCCCGAACCGGCTCCCCAGCCTGCGGCACCGGTCGCGAACGACCCGCCTGAGCGGTCCTTCGTCCTGTTCAGCCGAGTTGAGAACGGGGTGGCGCAGATGGTTCCGGCCTACGCCTACGAAGGGCCGGTCGCGTCCCTGCAATGGAGCTTCATCGGCTCCGACGCGAACGAGGTCGTGGGCGGGTCGGACGGCAACGACTTCATGAACCTGGGAGGCGGCGACGACGCCGCAATGGGCGGGGCCGGCGACGACGTGCTGGACGGTGGATCGGGCTCCAATTGGCTGATCGGCGGATCGGGCAAGGACACCTTCTTCGTCGACGGGCGGGGGGGCCAGACCACCTGGTCCACCATCACCGATCTGGAACAGGGCGAATGGTGCACTCTCTGGGGCTACCAGGAGGGGGTCTCGATCCTGACATGGGAAGAGATGGGCGGCGCTGAGGGCTACAAGGGCGCCACATTCCGCTGCGACCTCGACGGCAACGGCACCATCGACGCCAGCGTCACCTTCACCGGCAAGGCCGTGGGCATGATGACCGTGGCTGCCGGCGTGGTCGACGGCAACCCCTACATCGCCTTCGTCAGCCTCTGA
- a CDS encoding nucleotide sugar dehydrogenase yields the protein MTHSRRISVIGLGYVGLPVAVAFGRTGVPVVAFDIDARRIRALRNGRDHTGEVADADLAAANLHLTDDPAELAKADFHIVTVPTPIDDAKRPDLSPLLAASRTVGRHLKRGDVVVYESTVYPGATEMDCVPVLEAESGLTFGWDFTVGYSPERINPGDKEHRFETIAKVVSGSDPETRALVAAVYGSVVRAGVHEAASIAVAEAAKVIENTQRDVNIALMNELALIFHRMGIDTRDVLAAAGTKWNFLKFQPGLVGGHCIGVDPYYLTHRAEQLGHNPEVILAGRRINDTMGQYVAQEAVKRLLRRRGGQSGPLRVTVLGLTFKEDVPDIRNTRVVDIVAELESFGVVVAMHDPLASAEEVAHEYGLTLTGRDALPPADAVVLAVPHAVYAAGGWGLVTSLLQEGRGLVMDVKGMLDRDATPSGVELWRL from the coding sequence ATGACCCATTCCCGCCGTATCTCGGTGATCGGACTCGGCTATGTCGGACTGCCGGTGGCTGTCGCGTTCGGGCGTACGGGTGTTCCCGTCGTCGCCTTCGACATCGACGCGCGCCGCATCCGGGCGCTCCGGAACGGGCGCGATCACACGGGCGAGGTCGCGGATGCGGATCTGGCGGCCGCCAACCTCCACCTGACCGACGATCCGGCCGAACTCGCGAAGGCGGACTTCCACATCGTCACTGTGCCGACCCCGATCGACGACGCCAAGCGCCCGGACCTGAGCCCGCTGCTGGCCGCGAGCCGCACCGTCGGGCGGCATCTGAAGCGCGGCGACGTCGTGGTCTACGAGTCCACCGTCTATCCCGGCGCCACGGAGATGGACTGTGTGCCGGTGCTGGAGGCGGAATCCGGCCTGACCTTCGGTTGGGACTTCACCGTCGGCTATTCGCCGGAGCGCATCAACCCCGGCGACAAGGAGCACCGGTTCGAGACGATCGCCAAGGTCGTCTCCGGTTCCGACCCGGAGACGCGGGCGCTCGTCGCCGCCGTCTACGGCAGCGTGGTGCGGGCCGGCGTGCACGAGGCCGCCTCCATCGCCGTGGCGGAGGCCGCCAAGGTGATCGAGAACACCCAGCGCGACGTCAACATCGCCCTGATGAACGAACTGGCCCTCATTTTCCACCGCATGGGCATCGACACCCGCGACGTGCTGGCCGCCGCCGGCACCAAGTGGAACTTCCTGAAGTTCCAACCCGGCCTGGTCGGCGGGCACTGCATCGGGGTCGACCCCTATTACCTGACCCACCGCGCGGAGCAGCTCGGCCACAACCCGGAGGTCATCCTGGCGGGCCGGCGGATCAACGACACCATGGGCCAGTATGTGGCCCAGGAGGCGGTGAAGCGGCTTCTGCGCCGGCGCGGCGGGCAATCCGGACCGCTGCGCGTCACGGTGCTGGGCCTGACCTTCAAGGAGGATGTGCCCGACATCCGCAACACCCGCGTCGTGGACATCGTGGCGGAGCTGGAGAGCTTCGGCGTGGTGGTTGCGATGCACGACCCGCTGGCCTCGGCGGAGGAGGTGGCCCACGAATATGGCCTGACCCTGACCGGGCGGGACGCCCTGCCGCCCGCCGACGCCGTGGTGCTGGCGGTCCCGCACGCCGTCTATGCCGCGGGAGGATGGGGCTTGGTGACCAGCCTGCTGCAGGAGGGGCGAGGCTTGGTCATGGACGTGAAGGGGATGCTGGACCGTGACGCCACGCCGTCCGGCGTGGAGCTGTGGCGCCTGTAG
- a CDS encoding glycosyltransferase family 2 protein, producing MEEPLVSIVIPVFNRAHTLRRAVDSVRAQDAGCWELILVDDGSTDQGCDLVAAYGDPRIRVLRHSTNRGAAAARNSGVQASRGRYLAFLDSDDEWLPGKLSSQIAALERAGAPDALCTGFVLHRERTGQSSERWPQADGSWFETILDGCYVSPGSTLMVNRERFLTVGPLDETLPRLEDWDWLLRYTERFSFDCAPVLGAVVHVGTPARSAAVAVATERLETLHADRILRIAGPAGLRRFRASLAIEQAVAAAHEQLYSGAAAHFARAFGLSPRRTARFLARITSRAF from the coding sequence ATGGAAGAGCCTCTGGTCAGCATCGTCATACCGGTGTTCAACCGGGCTCACACGCTGCGTCGTGCTGTCGACAGCGTGCGCGCCCAGGATGCCGGCTGCTGGGAGCTGATCCTGGTGGATGACGGTTCGACCGACCAGGGGTGCGATCTGGTCGCCGCCTATGGCGATCCGCGCATCCGGGTGCTTCGGCACAGCACCAACCGCGGCGCCGCCGCGGCCCGCAACAGCGGTGTCCAGGCGTCCCGTGGACGCTATCTGGCCTTTCTCGACTCCGACGACGAGTGGCTTCCCGGCAAGCTGTCCTCCCAGATCGCCGCGCTCGAACGTGCCGGCGCTCCCGACGCGCTGTGCACGGGATTCGTCCTGCACCGCGAGCGGACGGGCCAGAGCAGCGAACGCTGGCCGCAAGCGGACGGGTCCTGGTTCGAGACGATCCTGGACGGCTGCTACGTCTCGCCCGGCTCCACCCTGATGGTGAACCGCGAGCGCTTCCTGACGGTCGGCCCGCTCGACGAAACCCTGCCGCGGCTGGAGGACTGGGACTGGCTGCTGCGTTACACCGAGCGCTTTTCCTTCGACTGCGCACCGGTGCTGGGGGCGGTCGTCCATGTCGGAACACCAGCGCGGTCGGCGGCCGTCGCCGTGGCGACGGAGCGCCTGGAAACCTTGCATGCCGACCGCATCCTGCGTATCGCCGGGCCGGCCGGCTTGCGGCGCTTCCGCGCCAGCCTGGCCATCGAGCAGGCGGTCGCCGCCGCGCACGAGCAGCTCTACTCCGGAGCGGCGGCGCACTTCGCCCGCGCCTTCGGCCTGTCACCACGCCGCACCGCCCGCTTCCTGGCCCGGATCACCTCGCGGGCCTTCTGA
- a CDS encoding glycosyltransferase family 2 protein — MLISVITPSLNRRQYIRAALDSLARQDVGRVEHIIVDGGSTDGTVEMIRADYPDSVLIVEKDRNLYDAINKGLRAASGDVIGLLNTDDQLHPGALAAVRDGFIRNASADSVCGGCEIRPAGSSLTQPPTLVLNDPVMKSLRPGDVMSGLILLNSRFFRRSLFDRIGLFDAEFPILADRDFLARCLLAGMRTAVIDPVVYAYGSHSGSLTFAGRIDPRALQEATTMTRRRLEEATTPQARAFYRQWHAWAAGRELIQFHPSLKACGRTAKLMGAAFASDAGWPLHFLRRLEWHLRTRSERR, encoded by the coding sequence ATGCTCATTTCTGTAATCACTCCATCGCTCAATCGACGCCAATACATTCGCGCTGCCTTGGACAGCCTTGCCCGGCAGGACGTCGGCCGTGTCGAACACATCATCGTGGATGGCGGATCGACGGACGGCACGGTCGAGATGATCCGCGCGGACTACCCGGACTCCGTGCTGATCGTGGAGAAGGACCGGAATCTCTACGATGCGATCAACAAGGGGCTCCGCGCGGCGTCGGGTGACGTGATCGGCCTGCTCAACACGGACGACCAGCTCCATCCGGGTGCCCTGGCCGCCGTGCGGGACGGCTTCATCCGGAACGCGTCGGCCGACTCCGTGTGCGGGGGTTGCGAGATCCGCCCGGCGGGCTCGTCTCTCACCCAGCCGCCCACCCTGGTGCTCAACGACCCCGTCATGAAAAGCCTTCGTCCCGGCGACGTGATGTCCGGGCTGATCCTTCTGAACAGCCGCTTCTTCCGGCGCAGCCTGTTCGACCGGATCGGCCTTTTCGATGCCGAATTCCCGATCCTGGCGGATCGTGATTTCCTGGCCCGATGTCTGCTCGCCGGGATGCGGACGGCGGTGATCGACCCCGTGGTCTACGCCTACGGCTCGCATTCCGGTTCGCTCACCTTTGCCGGCCGGATCGACCCGAGAGCCCTGCAGGAAGCGACGACGATGACCCGCCGGCGGCTGGAGGAGGCCACCACGCCCCAGGCCCGCGCCTTTTACCGGCAATGGCACGCCTGGGCAGCGGGGCGGGAGCTGATCCAGTTCCACCCCAGCCTTAAGGCATGCGGCCGGACGGCAAAACTGATGGGGGCGGCCTTCGCGTCGGACGCCGGCTGGCCGCTGCACTTCCTGCGCCGTCTTGAATGGCATCTGAGGACCCGAAGCGAACGCCGGTAA